In the genome of Nocardioides marmoribigeumensis, one region contains:
- a CDS encoding Gmad2 immunoglobulin-like domain-containing protein, with the protein MTGDRTPDERRISDALHDTVDDLEPVHGLSAIRSRLQEDAMSSPSRPASRTALLALGGAAAVAVVVTGVVLVTQQSDRPSSDPPPAASSSLPPSPADSPSDSPSGDDSSSPSDGQSRPHTTPPPTATSRALPVYYVGTTPVGPRLYREFHRTQVAAGDELVTALRQAVEVAPLDPDYRTPWPSGTRVDVVPPSGPDQVTISLSGPTPGSLHDRPAGMSRAEARMAVQQLVYTAQAAVQSRVPVQLLLDGRHTDQVMGVPASEPLANDDETSTSASVWITSPQDGDTVRAGGVEVTGRGAFFEATVAWQLLSPDGHVVADGAGMAQECCTLSPYSFTIPKVQPGDYVIRVYDADMSGGESGRKEPEDTKRITVG; encoded by the coding sequence ATGACCGGCGACCGCACCCCCGACGAGCGCCGCATCAGCGACGCCCTGCACGACACCGTCGACGACCTCGAGCCCGTCCACGGGCTCTCCGCCATCCGCTCCCGCCTCCAGGAGGACGCCATGAGCTCCCCGTCCCGCCCCGCCTCCCGCACCGCCCTCCTCGCCCTCGGGGGCGCCGCCGCCGTCGCGGTCGTGGTCACCGGCGTCGTGCTGGTCACCCAGCAGTCCGACCGCCCGAGCAGCGACCCCCCGCCGGCGGCGAGCTCCTCGCTCCCGCCCTCGCCCGCGGACTCGCCCTCGGACTCGCCCTCGGGCGACGACTCGTCGAGCCCCTCGGACGGCCAGTCGAGGCCCCACACGACCCCGCCGCCCACCGCGACCAGCCGGGCGCTGCCGGTCTACTACGTCGGAACGACTCCGGTCGGTCCGCGGCTCTACCGCGAGTTCCACCGGACCCAGGTGGCCGCCGGCGACGAGCTGGTCACGGCCCTGCGACAGGCCGTCGAGGTCGCCCCCCTCGACCCCGACTACCGCACTCCCTGGCCCAGCGGCACCCGCGTGGACGTGGTCCCGCCGTCCGGCCCCGACCAGGTCACCATCAGCCTCTCCGGACCCACGCCCGGCAGCCTGCACGACCGTCCGGCGGGCATGAGCAGGGCCGAGGCCAGGATGGCCGTGCAGCAGCTGGTCTACACCGCGCAGGCCGCCGTCCAGTCCCGCGTCCCGGTGCAGCTCCTCCTCGACGGGAGGCACACCGACCAGGTGATGGGCGTCCCCGCCTCCGAGCCCCTGGCCAACGACGACGAGACGAGCACGTCCGCCTCGGTCTGGATCACCTCGCCGCAGGACGGCGACACCGTCCGGGCCGGCGGCGTGGAGGTGACCGGTCGCGGCGCGTTCTTCGAGGCCACCGTCGCCTGGCAGCTGCTGTCCCCGGACGGCCACGTCGTGGCCGACGGCGCCGGGATGGCGCAGGAGTGCTGCACCTTGTCGCCGTACTCCTTCACGATCCCGAAGGTGCAGCCGGGCGACTACGTCATCCGGGTCTACGACGCCGACATGTCCGGCGGCGAGTCGGGGCGCAAGGAGCCGGAGGACACCAAGCGGATCACCGTCGGCTGA
- the era gene encoding GTPase Era — protein MTAPSEQGFRSGFACFVGRPNAGKSTLTNALVGTKVAITSSKPQTTRTVVRGIVHRPDAQLVLVDTPGLHRPRTLLGERLNDLVTATWSEVDVVAVCFPADQRIGPGDRHLVTELAKTRKGPRFAVATKTDLVSRERLVEHLGEIAELGRETGTDWAEVVPVSAVSGEQVGLLTDLLVAQLPEGPPLYPDGELTDTPEEAIVADLIREAALEGVRDELPHSIAVVVEEMGLRRDRPEGKPLLDVHANLFVERQSQKGIVIGHQGSRLREVGTTARRSIEAMLGTPVYLDLRVKVAKDWQRDPRQLRRLGF, from the coding sequence GTGACCGCACCGAGCGAGCAGGGCTTCCGCAGCGGGTTCGCCTGCTTCGTCGGCCGGCCCAACGCGGGCAAGTCGACGCTGACCAACGCGCTGGTCGGCACCAAGGTCGCGATCACCTCCTCCAAGCCGCAGACCACGCGCACCGTCGTGCGCGGCATCGTCCACCGGCCGGACGCCCAGCTGGTGCTGGTCGACACCCCGGGACTGCACCGTCCCCGCACGCTGCTGGGCGAGCGGCTCAACGACCTGGTCACCGCGACCTGGTCCGAGGTCGACGTCGTCGCGGTCTGCTTCCCGGCCGACCAGCGCATCGGCCCGGGCGACCGTCACCTGGTCACCGAGCTGGCCAAGACCCGCAAGGGCCCACGGTTCGCGGTCGCGACCAAGACCGACCTGGTCAGCCGTGAGCGGCTGGTGGAGCACCTCGGCGAGATCGCCGAGCTGGGCCGCGAGACCGGCACCGACTGGGCCGAGGTCGTGCCGGTCTCGGCGGTGTCCGGGGAGCAGGTGGGCCTGCTGACCGACCTGCTCGTCGCGCAGCTGCCCGAGGGACCCCCGCTCTACCCCGACGGCGAGCTCACCGACACCCCCGAGGAGGCGATCGTCGCCGACCTCATCCGCGAGGCCGCGCTCGAGGGGGTGCGCGACGAGCTCCCGCACTCGATCGCCGTCGTCGTGGAGGAGATGGGGCTGCGCCGCGACCGGCCCGAGGGCAAGCCGCTGCTCGACGTGCACGCCAACCTCTTCGTCGAGCGGCAGTCCCAGAAGGGCATCGTCATCGGCCACCAGGGGTCGCGGCTGCGCGAGGTGGGGACCACGGCCCGCCGTAGCATCGAAGCCATGCTCGGCACCCCGGTCTACCTCGACCTGCGCGTCAAGGTGGCCAAGGACTGGCAGCGCGACCCGCGCCAGCTGCGCCGCCTGGGGTTCTGA
- a CDS encoding O-succinylhomoserine sulfhydrylase → MDAPTTGPDRDAAWRPQTRAVRSGVMRSGFDETSEAIYLTSGYVFGSAQEAEDAFLGENDHYVYSRYTNPTVSMFEERLRAIEGAEACYATASGMSAVFTALAALVGAGDRLVASRQLFGACYVVVDEILPRWGVETVLVDGTDLDQWRAALSQPTAAVFLETPSNPMLELVDVAAVSALAHAAGAYVVVDNVFGTPVFSHPLELGADVVVYSATKHIDGQGRALAGAILGEHDYVNGPVRDFVRNVGPSISPFNAWVMLKGLETMDLRVRRMADNALAFARAAEGAPGVAQVIYPGLDSHPQRSLVQRQMSGGSTMVTLDLEGGRDHAFRVMDALRLVDISNNLGDAKSLCTHPATTTHRRMGPEGRAAAGITDGVVRFSIGLEDAEDLVTDLQAALRA, encoded by the coding sequence ATGGACGCCCCGACCACCGGACCCGACCGCGACGCCGCCTGGCGTCCGCAGACGCGGGCGGTGCGGTCGGGGGTGATGCGCAGCGGCTTCGACGAGACATCGGAGGCGATCTACCTCACCAGCGGCTACGTCTTCGGCAGCGCGCAGGAGGCCGAGGACGCGTTCCTGGGCGAGAACGACCACTACGTCTACAGCCGCTACACCAACCCCACGGTCTCGATGTTCGAGGAGCGCCTGCGCGCGATCGAGGGTGCCGAGGCCTGCTACGCCACGGCGTCCGGGATGTCGGCGGTCTTCACCGCCCTCGCCGCGCTGGTCGGTGCCGGTGACCGGCTCGTGGCCTCCCGGCAGCTGTTCGGCGCGTGCTACGTCGTCGTCGACGAGATCCTGCCCCGCTGGGGCGTCGAGACGGTCCTGGTCGACGGCACCGACCTCGACCAGTGGCGCGCCGCCCTGTCCCAGCCCACCGCGGCGGTGTTCCTCGAGACGCCCAGCAACCCGATGCTCGAGCTGGTCGACGTCGCCGCGGTCTCCGCGCTCGCCCACGCCGCCGGGGCCTACGTCGTGGTGGACAACGTCTTCGGCACCCCGGTCTTCTCCCATCCGCTCGAGCTCGGCGCCGACGTCGTCGTCTACTCCGCGACCAAGCACATCGACGGCCAGGGACGGGCCCTGGCCGGTGCGATCCTCGGCGAGCACGACTACGTCAACGGGCCGGTGCGCGACTTCGTGCGCAACGTCGGCCCGTCGATCTCGCCGTTCAACGCCTGGGTGATGCTCAAGGGCCTGGAGACGATGGACCTGCGCGTGCGCCGCATGGCCGACAACGCGCTCGCGTTCGCCCGCGCCGCCGAGGGTGCCCCCGGCGTCGCGCAGGTGATCTACCCCGGCCTCGACTCGCATCCCCAGCGCTCGCTCGTCCAGCGCCAGATGAGCGGCGGGTCCACGATGGTCACCCTCGACCTCGAGGGCGGGCGAGACCACGCCTTCCGGGTCATGGACGCCCTCCGCCTGGTCGACATCTCCAACAACCTCGGCGACGCCAAGTCGCTGTGCACCCACCCCGCCACCACGACCCACCGGCGGATGGGCCCCGAGGGCCGCGCGGCCGCCGGGATCACCGACGGGGTCGTGCGCTTCAGCATCGGGCTGGAGGACGCCGAGGACCTGGTCACCGACCTGCAGGCGGCGCTGCGCGCCTGA
- a CDS encoding DUF4032 domain-containing protein, with translation MTALDPEPELVRLPWNKPLEEWDDDPRVVDLPRGISRHVVRIVRVGDRMCAIKETQREMAEREYAILRELRHLGLPAVKPRAVVYNRRSLDGEELPAALITRHLRYSMPYRMLFSHGLHSDSLPALIDALVVLLVRLHLAGFYWGDVSLSNVLFRRNAGEFAAYLVDAETGELHESLSTGMREYDVEVGCQNVFAELLDLHAGGMLEETCDPSDVVQRLQERYDRLWTALTTTEEFDADQMWQIEQWVESINELGFDVEEMDIETKAEGARVQLRPRVVEAGHHTRELQSLTGLVVEDALARRLLNDMGAFCAYWHLGEMPREYVARRWLREAYEPLVARIPEEHRATLDPAQFFHDVLVHRWFLSENAGEEIDLWETLDDYVDNVLPGLPRVAR, from the coding sequence ATGACCGCGCTGGACCCCGAGCCCGAGCTCGTCCGGCTCCCGTGGAACAAGCCGCTCGAGGAGTGGGACGACGACCCCCGTGTGGTCGACCTGCCCCGCGGCATCTCCCGCCACGTGGTCCGCATCGTGCGCGTCGGTGACCGGATGTGCGCGATCAAGGAGACCCAGCGCGAGATGGCCGAGCGGGAGTACGCCATCCTCCGCGAGCTGCGCCACCTCGGCCTGCCGGCGGTCAAGCCACGGGCCGTGGTCTACAACCGCCGCTCGCTCGACGGGGAGGAGCTGCCCGCCGCGCTCATCACCCGTCACCTGCGCTACTCGATGCCCTACCGGATGCTGTTCTCCCACGGCCTCCACTCCGACAGCCTCCCCGCCCTGATCGACGCACTGGTCGTGCTGCTGGTGCGGCTCCACCTGGCCGGCTTCTACTGGGGTGACGTGTCGTTGTCCAACGTGCTGTTCCGGCGCAACGCGGGCGAGTTCGCGGCCTACCTCGTCGACGCCGAGACCGGGGAGCTGCACGAGTCGCTGTCCACCGGCATGAGGGAGTACGACGTCGAGGTCGGCTGCCAGAACGTCTTCGCCGAGCTGCTCGACCTGCACGCCGGCGGCATGCTCGAGGAGACCTGCGACCCCTCCGACGTGGTGCAGCGGCTGCAGGAGCGCTACGACCGGCTCTGGACCGCCCTCACCACGACCGAGGAGTTCGACGCCGACCAGATGTGGCAGATCGAGCAGTGGGTGGAGTCGATCAACGAGCTCGGCTTCGACGTCGAGGAGATGGACATCGAGACCAAGGCGGAGGGTGCGCGCGTCCAGCTGCGCCCCCGCGTGGTGGAGGCCGGGCACCACACCCGCGAGCTGCAGTCGCTGACCGGGCTGGTGGTGGAGGACGCGCTGGCCCGCCGGCTGCTCAACGACATGGGTGCCTTCTGCGCCTACTGGCACCTCGGCGAGATGCCGCGCGAGTACGTCGCCCGCCGGTGGCTGCGCGAGGCCTACGAGCCGCTGGTCGCACGGATCCCCGAGGAGCACCGCGCGACCCTCGACCCGGCCCAGTTCTTCCACGACGTGCTCGTGCACCGCTGGTTCCTCTCCGAGAACGCCGGTGAGGAGATCGACCTGTGGGAGACCCTCGACGACTACGTCGACAACGTGCTGCCCGGCCTGCCCCGGGTCGCCAGGTGA
- a CDS encoding PhoH family protein yields MHLEMTEPTQSGTTRRDQPVHTIDVPNSINMVTLLGPNDEHLGLWEQAFDADIHVRGNRVTLKGESHELALAERLIDELVAILRTGQGLTPEIVERAITMLRAESQERPADVLSLNILSNRGRTIRPKTLNQKRYVDAIDKHTIVFGIGPAGTGKTYLAMAKAVQALQGKQVNRIILTRPAVEAGERLGYLPGTLSEKIDPYLRPLYDALHDMIDPESIPKLLAAGTIEVAPLAYMRGRSLNDAFIILDEAQNTSPEQMKMFLTRLGFGSKMVVTGDTTQVDLPGGIRSGLRVVEGILDEVKDISFQRLTSHDVVRHRLVGRIVAAYEEYDAQHPSQHNQHGQHPQPTQQPQQGGHRSR; encoded by the coding sequence ATTCACCTTGAGATGACAGAACCCACGCAGAGCGGCACCACCCGACGCGACCAGCCCGTGCACACCATCGACGTGCCCAACAGCATCAACATGGTGACGCTGCTGGGCCCCAACGACGAGCACCTCGGGCTGTGGGAGCAGGCGTTCGACGCCGACATCCACGTGCGCGGCAACCGGGTGACGCTCAAGGGCGAGTCCCACGAGCTCGCGCTCGCGGAGCGGCTGATCGACGAGCTGGTCGCGATCCTGCGCACCGGGCAGGGCCTGACCCCCGAGATCGTCGAGCGTGCGATCACCATGCTGCGGGCGGAGAGCCAGGAGCGGCCGGCCGACGTGCTGAGCCTCAACATCCTGAGCAACCGCGGCCGCACGATCCGCCCCAAGACGCTCAACCAGAAGCGCTACGTCGACGCGATCGACAAGCACACCATCGTGTTCGGCATCGGCCCGGCCGGCACCGGCAAGACCTACCTCGCGATGGCCAAGGCCGTGCAGGCGCTGCAGGGCAAGCAGGTCAACCGGATCATCCTGACCCGGCCGGCGGTCGAGGCGGGGGAGCGGCTGGGCTACCTGCCCGGCACCCTCAGCGAGAAGATCGACCCCTACCTGCGCCCGCTCTACGACGCGCTGCACGACATGATCGACCCCGAGTCGATCCCCAAGCTGCTGGCCGCCGGCACGATCGAGGTCGCCCCCCTGGCCTACATGCGCGGCCGGTCCCTCAACGACGCGTTCATCATCCTCGACGAGGCACAGAACACCTCGCCCGAGCAGATGAAGATGTTCCTCACCCGCCTCGGCTTCGGCTCCAAGATGGTCGTCACCGGCGACACCACCCAGGTCGACCTGCCCGGCGGCATCCGCAGCGGCCTGCGCGTGGTCGAGGGCATCCTCGACGAGGTCAAGGACATCTCCTTCCAGCGGCTCACCTCCCACGACGTGGTCCGCCACCGGCTGGTCGGGCGCATCGTCGCGGCCTACGAGGAGTACGACGCCCAGCACCCGAGCCAGCACAACCAGCACGGCCAGCACCCGCAACCCACCCAGCAGCCCCAGCAGGGCGGGCACCGCAGCCGATGA
- a CDS encoding RNA polymerase sigma factor: MSAPLSPSGGGPAGWTADEAVERLHAEHYRSLVRLAVLLVRDLGTAEEVVQDSFVALHSRWPHLREPGQALPYLRRSVVNGARSVLRHRGVRERHLESLRSSYDEGREPGADEAAVLAERRRAVLAALQALPERQREVVVLRYWADLDEASIAAALGITRGAVKSHAHRAVRRLRDLLPPDAPDLEESR; encoded by the coding sequence GTGAGCGCCCCGCTCTCCCCGTCCGGGGGAGGACCCGCCGGCTGGACGGCCGACGAGGCCGTCGAGCGGCTCCACGCCGAGCACTACCGCTCGCTGGTGCGGCTGGCCGTGCTGCTCGTCCGCGACCTCGGGACCGCCGAGGAAGTCGTCCAGGACTCGTTCGTCGCGTTGCACTCCCGGTGGCCGCACCTGCGCGAGCCCGGCCAGGCCCTGCCCTACCTCCGCCGCTCGGTGGTCAACGGGGCCCGGTCCGTGCTCCGCCACCGCGGCGTGCGCGAGCGTCACCTCGAGTCGCTCCGGTCGTCGTACGACGAGGGGCGGGAGCCGGGCGCCGACGAGGCCGCCGTCCTCGCCGAGCGTCGACGTGCCGTCCTGGCCGCCCTCCAGGCGCTGCCCGAGCGGCAGCGCGAGGTGGTGGTCCTGCGCTACTGGGCCGACCTCGACGAGGCCTCGATCGCCGCCGCGCTCGGCATCACCCGGGGTGCGGTGAAGTCCCACGCGCACCGCGCCGTACGCCGGCTGCGCGACCTGCTGCCCCCCGACGCGCCCGACCTGGAGGAGTCCCGATGA
- a CDS encoding HIT domain-containing protein translates to MTDETSPAQGAGDDCLFCSFVSGAMTPDVVLETDLSLAFRDINPQAPVHVLVIPKAHHATLADLAHAAPDSLVDLGLTIRAVAEQEGLAAGYRTVFNTGEAALQTVHHVHGHVVGGRTLTWPPG, encoded by the coding sequence GTGACAGACGAGACGAGCCCTGCCCAGGGCGCCGGGGACGACTGCCTGTTCTGCAGCTTCGTGTCCGGGGCGATGACCCCCGACGTGGTCCTCGAGACCGACCTGAGCCTGGCGTTCCGCGACATCAACCCGCAGGCGCCGGTGCACGTGCTGGTCATCCCCAAGGCCCACCACGCGACGCTGGCCGACCTCGCCCACGCCGCGCCGGACAGCCTGGTCGACCTCGGCCTGACCATCCGCGCCGTGGCCGAGCAGGAGGGGCTCGCCGCGGGCTACCGCACGGTCTTCAACACCGGCGAGGCCGCCCTGCAGACCGTCCACCACGTGCACGGGCACGTCGTCGGCGGCCGCACGCTGACCTGGCCCCCCGGCTGA
- a CDS encoding cysteine--tRNA ligase codes for MSTSGQTPHHLSSSGVIGSGGRYPLHERPARSLRIGGTPVLPVGPLRVYSCGITPYDVTHVGHAATFVWADAVAAVGRASGAEVLLARNVTDVDDVLTEAAARKGWPYDELASTQEFLFDRDMRALAVAPPQVAPHARSHVTAVIRLASALLERGAAYEAAGHVWFRGADLFEAAGLDPETALRLSQEYGDQPDGPAADARESVFDVPVWRPSSEDVPAWPSPWGWGRPGWHAECAAMAMCSLGSSVEVLLGGQDLAFPHHAYQSRMVETASGATPFAQTVVHVGEVRVEGRKMAKSVGNLVLVADLLERFSGSALRLGLLHRRWSEPWECTDEVFAEADSVLTGLRKAAGGSLPPRHHDAVLDRLVDDLDVPGAVALALEQGGEAAAYLLDVLELHRD; via the coding sequence GTGTCCACCTCCGGCCAGACCCCTCACCACTTGTCCAGCTCCGGCGTCATCGGGTCCGGTGGTCGCTACCCGCTCCACGAGCGGCCGGCCCGGTCGCTGCGCATCGGCGGCACCCCGGTCCTGCCCGTCGGCCCGCTGCGGGTCTACTCCTGCGGCATCACGCCCTACGACGTCACGCACGTCGGGCACGCGGCCACCTTCGTGTGGGCCGACGCGGTCGCGGCCGTGGGCCGGGCCTCCGGCGCCGAGGTGCTGCTGGCCCGCAACGTCACCGACGTCGACGACGTGCTGACCGAGGCCGCCGCGCGCAAGGGCTGGCCCTACGACGAGCTCGCCTCGACCCAGGAGTTCCTCTTCGACCGCGACATGCGTGCGCTGGCGGTCGCGCCGCCGCAGGTCGCCCCCCATGCCCGGTCCCACGTGACGGCCGTGATCCGGCTGGCCTCGGCGCTGCTCGAGCGCGGCGCGGCCTACGAGGCCGCGGGCCACGTGTGGTTCCGCGGTGCCGACCTCTTCGAGGCCGCCGGCCTCGACCCCGAGACCGCCCTCCGCCTGAGCCAGGAGTACGGCGACCAGCCCGACGGCCCCGCGGCGGACGCACGCGAGTCGGTGTTCGACGTCCCGGTGTGGCGGCCGAGCAGCGAGGACGTCCCGGCCTGGCCGAGCCCCTGGGGCTGGGGTCGTCCGGGCTGGCACGCCGAGTGCGCCGCGATGGCGATGTGCAGCCTCGGCAGCAGCGTCGAGGTGCTCCTCGGCGGCCAGGACCTCGCCTTCCCGCACCACGCCTACCAGTCCCGCATGGTCGAGACGGCCTCGGGCGCGACCCCGTTCGCCCAGACCGTGGTGCACGTCGGCGAGGTGCGGGTCGAGGGCCGCAAGATGGCCAAGTCGGTCGGCAACCTGGTGCTGGTGGCCGACCTGCTCGAGCGCTTCTCCGGCAGCGCCCTGCGCCTGGGCCTGCTCCACCGGCGCTGGTCCGAGCCGTGGGAGTGCACCGACGAGGTCTTCGCCGAGGCCGACAGCGTCCTGACCGGGCTCCGCAAGGCGGCCGGCGGCTCCCTGCCCCCGCGCCACCACGACGCGGTGCTCGACCGGCTGGTCGACGACCTCGACGTGCCGGGGGCCGTCGCGCTCGCGCTCGAGCAGGGGGGCGAGGCCGCGGCCTACCTCCTCGACGTCCTGGAGCTGCACCGCGACTGA
- a CDS encoding cytidine deaminase, with translation MSITFEDPDDKKLATLARATRARTRAAEGACVRDQDGRTYAGATVALEHLRVSAVGVALSMAASSGATSLEAVAVVTEGDLDAGDLAAVRELGGDSVTVFRCAPDGSPVEQVTA, from the coding sequence GTGAGCATCACCTTCGAGGACCCCGACGACAAGAAGCTGGCGACCCTGGCCCGGGCCACCCGGGCCCGCACCCGTGCCGCCGAGGGGGCGTGCGTCCGCGACCAGGACGGCCGCACCTACGCCGGTGCCACGGTCGCGCTCGAGCACCTCCGGGTCTCGGCCGTCGGCGTGGCGCTCTCGATGGCGGCCTCCAGCGGAGCGACGAGCCTCGAGGCCGTCGCCGTGGTGACCGAGGGCGACCTCGACGCGGGCGACCTGGCCGCCGTACGCGAGCTCGGGGGGGACTCCGTCACCGTCTTCCGCTGCGCCCCCGACGGCAGCCCGGTGGAGCAGGTCACGGCGTGA
- a CDS encoding hemolysin family protein, translating into MSGQETVLLVLAAVLVVVAGVFSSADAALANVSKVRAEELVAERRAGAARLLTIATDPARYLNTALFLRMFCEVLATVLVAEVVLPLFDSRWVGVLLAAGVMVVLQFVVIGVGPRTVGRQHAQRIALLTAGVVTLFTRVLGPLPQLLIILGNIITPGRGFSEGPFSSEAELRELVDLAEASRVIESGERAMIHSVFELGDTIVREVMVPRTDVVFIERSKTLRQAMSLALRSGFSRIPVVGDNLDDVIGVAYLKDVTRRVFDKHDAETTERIETVLRPVMYVPDSKPVDALLREMQAERKHVAIVVDEYGGTAGLVTIEDILEEIVGEITDEYDKDEVEVERLADGSVRVSSRFMVDDLEELCGVAIDDDDVDTLGGLMAKHLGRVPIPGSVVETEGLRLQAEGLAGRRNRISTVVVSRLQPVEDDEDEPQGAHA; encoded by the coding sequence GTGAGCGGTCAGGAGACCGTGCTCCTCGTCCTCGCGGCGGTCCTCGTGGTCGTCGCGGGGGTCTTCTCCAGCGCCGACGCCGCCCTGGCCAACGTCTCCAAGGTCCGCGCCGAGGAGCTGGTCGCCGAGCGTCGGGCCGGGGCCGCCCGGCTGCTGACCATCGCGACGGACCCGGCCCGCTACCTCAACACCGCCCTGTTCCTGCGCATGTTCTGCGAGGTGCTCGCCACCGTCCTGGTCGCCGAGGTCGTGCTGCCGCTGTTCGACTCGCGCTGGGTCGGGGTGCTGCTCGCCGCGGGCGTGATGGTGGTGCTGCAGTTCGTCGTCATCGGCGTGGGTCCCCGCACGGTCGGCCGACAGCACGCGCAGCGCATCGCGCTGCTCACCGCCGGCGTCGTGACCCTGTTCACCAGGGTGCTCGGACCGCTGCCCCAGCTGCTGATCATCCTCGGCAACATCATCACCCCGGGCCGCGGCTTCAGCGAGGGGCCGTTCTCCTCCGAGGCCGAGCTGCGCGAGCTGGTCGACCTGGCCGAGGCGAGCCGGGTGATCGAGTCGGGCGAGCGGGCGATGATCCACTCCGTCTTCGAGCTCGGGGACACGATCGTGCGCGAGGTGATGGTGCCGCGCACCGACGTGGTCTTCATCGAGCGCAGCAAGACGCTGCGGCAGGCGATGTCGCTGGCCCTGCGCAGCGGCTTCTCGCGCATCCCGGTGGTCGGCGACAACCTCGACGACGTGATCGGGGTGGCCTACCTCAAGGACGTCACGCGCCGGGTCTTCGACAAGCACGACGCCGAGACGACCGAGCGCATCGAGACCGTGCTGCGACCGGTGATGTACGTCCCGGACTCCAAGCCCGTCGACGCGCTCCTGCGCGAGATGCAGGCCGAGCGCAAGCACGTGGCCATCGTCGTCGACGAGTACGGCGGCACCGCGGGCCTGGTGACCATCGAGGACATCCTCGAGGAGATCGTCGGGGAGATCACCGACGAGTACGACAAGGACGAGGTCGAGGTCGAGCGGCTGGCCGACGGGTCGGTGCGGGTCAGCTCGCGCTTCATGGTCGACGACCTCGAGGAGCTGTGCGGTGTCGCGATCGACGACGACGACGTGGACACCCTCGGCGGGCTGATGGCCAAGCACCTCGGTCGCGTGCCGATCCCCGGGTCGGTCGTGGAGACCGAGGGGCTGCGCCTGCAGGCCGAGGGCCTGGCCGGGCGCCGCAACCGCATCAGCACCGTCGTGGTGAGCCGGCTCCAACCGGTCGAGGACGACGAGGACGAGCCCCAAGGAGCGCACGCGTGA
- the ybeY gene encoding rRNA maturation RNase YbeY, whose product MSIEILEESETSVDVRRMAALSRFVLERLRVHPQAELCIKLVDEETIAELNGQWMGKDGPTDVLAFPMDELRPGQAHEEPEEGVLGDLVICPRVAHRQAQEARERGQAGYSGEQEVDLLTVHGILHLLGYDHAEPEEHAEMFGLQARLLAEWAGET is encoded by the coding sequence ATGAGCATCGAGATCCTCGAGGAGTCCGAGACCTCCGTCGACGTACGCCGGATGGCCGCGCTGAGCCGCTTCGTGCTCGAGCGGCTGCGGGTCCATCCCCAAGCCGAGCTGTGCATCAAGCTGGTCGACGAGGAGACCATCGCCGAGCTCAACGGGCAGTGGATGGGCAAGGACGGGCCGACCGACGTGCTCGCCTTCCCCATGGACGAGCTGCGTCCCGGACAGGCCCACGAGGAGCCCGAGGAGGGCGTGCTCGGTGACCTGGTGATCTGCCCACGGGTCGCGCACCGCCAGGCCCAGGAGGCCCGCGAGCGTGGCCAGGCCGGCTACTCCGGCGAGCAGGAGGTCGACCTGCTCACGGTGCACGGCATCCTGCACCTGCTCGGCTACGACCACGCCGAGCCCGAGGAGCACGCCGAGATGTTCGGCCTGCAGGCCCGGCTGCTGGCGGAGTGGGCAGGGGAGACGTGA